One part of the Kryptolebias marmoratus isolate JLee-2015 linkage group LG2, ASM164957v2, whole genome shotgun sequence genome encodes these proteins:
- the si:ch211-105f12.2 gene encoding RIMS-binding protein 2-like isoform X2, with protein sequence METSLELDVLIYPDEVRVATPEDLLQWELETASQVSVPTVRLFVALYPYNPAAMSPNYETAAEELPFVPGQIIKVFGDKDADGFYHGESGGLSGFVPGNMVAEIPVDDEYLKHLLMQQGFLPVDHTEMPLTSDLSGTGSVRDDAVVRRMVALFDYDPWESSPNVDSEAELGFRSGDIIYVLGDMDPDGFYYGDVHGRRGLVPSNFLQPLPWN encoded by the exons ATGGAGACGAGCCTGGAGCTGGATGTTCTGATATACCCCGACGAAGTGAGGGTCGCCACTCCAGAGGACCTCCTGCAGTGGGAGCTGGAGACTGCGAGCCAGGTGTCCGTCCCCACCGTCCGGCTCTTTGTGGCCCTTTACCCCTACAACCCTGCCGCCATGTCTCCCAACTACGAGACGGCTGCAGAGGAGCTGCCCTTCGTGCCGGGCCAGATCATCAAG GTGTTTGGAGACAAAGACGCCGATGGTTTCTACCACGGCGAGTCCGGGGGCCTCTCCGGTTTTGTGCCAGGGAACATGGTGGCTGAAATCCCGGTGGACGACGAGTACCTGAAGCACCTCCTGATGCAGCAGGGGTTCCTGCCTGTGGACCACACAG AAATGCCGTTAACCTCAGATCTGAGCGGCACAGGAAGTGTTCGTGATGACGCGGTCGTTCGAAGGATGGTGGCCTTGTTTGACTACGACCCGTGGGAAAGCTCGCCCAACGTGGACAGTGAA GCCGAGCTTGGCTTCCGGTCAGGAGACATCATCTACGTGTTGGGTGACATGGATCCAGATGGATTTTACTAC GGGGATGTTCACGGCCGAAGAGGTTTGGTTCCATCAAACTTCCTGCAGCCGCTGCCGTGGAATTAG
- the ywhag2 gene encoding 14-3-3 protein gamma-B, translating to MVDREQLVQKARLAEQAERYDDMAAAMKSVTELNEALSNEERNLLSVAYKNVVGARRSSWRVISSIEQKTSADGNEKKIEMVRAYREKIEKELEAVCQDVLNLLDNFLIKNCSDTQHESKVFYLKMKGDYYRYLAEVATGEKRATVVESSEKAYNEAHEISKEHMQPTHPIRLGLALNYSVFYYEIQNAPEQACHLAKTAFDDAIAELDTLNEDSYKDSTLIMQLLRDNLTLWTSDQQDDEGGEGNN from the exons ATGGTCGACCGCGAGCAGCTGGTGCAGAAAGCCAGGCTGGCTGAGCAGGCTGAGAGATACGACGATATGGCAGCAGCCATGAAGTCG GTGACGGAGCTGAACGAGGCCCTGTCCAACGAGGAGAGGAACCTCCTGTCCGTGGCCTACAAGAACGTGGTGGGCGCCCGCCGCTCCTCCTGGAGGGTGATCTCCAGCATCGAGCAGAAGACCTCCGCCGACGGCAACGAGAAGAAGATCGAGATGGTGAGGGCCTACCGGGAGAAGATCgagaaggagctggaggccgTGTGCCAGGACGTGCTCAACCTCCTGGACAACTTCCTGATCAAGAACTGCAGCGACACGCAGCACGAGAGCAAGGTGTTCTACCTGAAGATGAAGGGCGACTACTACCGGTACCTGGCGGAGGTGGCCACGGGGGAGAAGAGGGCCACCGTGGTGGAGTCGTCGGAGAAGGCCTACAACGAAGCGCACGAGATCAGCAAGGAGCACATGCAGCCCACCCACCCCATCCGCCTGGGCTTGGCTCTCAACTACTCTGTGTTTTACTACGAGATCCAGAACGCACCCGAGCAGGCCTGCCACCTGGCCAAGACCGCCTTCGACGACGCCATCGCCGAGCTCGACACCCTCAACGAGGACTCCTACAAAGACTCCACGCTCATCATGCAGCTGCTCCGAGACAACTTGACACTGTGGACAAGTGACCAGCAGGATGACGAGGGCGGGGAGGgcaacaattaa
- the si:ch211-105f12.2 gene encoding RIMS-binding protein 2-like isoform X1, protein METSLELDVLIYPDEVRVATPEDLLQWELETASQVSVPTVRLFVALYPYNPAAMSPNYETAAEELPFVPGQIIKVFGDKDADGFYHGESGGLSGFVPGNMVAEIPVDDEYLKHLLMQQGFLPVDHTAEMPLTSDLSGTGSVRDDAVVRRMVALFDYDPWESSPNVDSEAELGFRSGDIIYVLGDMDPDGFYYGDVHGRRGLVPSNFLQPLPWN, encoded by the exons ATGGAGACGAGCCTGGAGCTGGATGTTCTGATATACCCCGACGAAGTGAGGGTCGCCACTCCAGAGGACCTCCTGCAGTGGGAGCTGGAGACTGCGAGCCAGGTGTCCGTCCCCACCGTCCGGCTCTTTGTGGCCCTTTACCCCTACAACCCTGCCGCCATGTCTCCCAACTACGAGACGGCTGCAGAGGAGCTGCCCTTCGTGCCGGGCCAGATCATCAAG GTGTTTGGAGACAAAGACGCCGATGGTTTCTACCACGGCGAGTCCGGGGGCCTCTCCGGTTTTGTGCCAGGGAACATGGTGGCTGAAATCCCGGTGGACGACGAGTACCTGAAGCACCTCCTGATGCAGCAGGGGTTCCTGCCTGTGGACCACACAG CAGAAATGCCGTTAACCTCAGATCTGAGCGGCACAGGAAGTGTTCGTGATGACGCGGTCGTTCGAAGGATGGTGGCCTTGTTTGACTACGACCCGTGGGAAAGCTCGCCCAACGTGGACAGTGAA GCCGAGCTTGGCTTCCGGTCAGGAGACATCATCTACGTGTTGGGTGACATGGATCCAGATGGATTTTACTAC GGGGATGTTCACGGCCGAAGAGGTTTGGTTCCATCAAACTTCCTGCAGCCGCTGCCGTGGAATTAG